GGCCCCTCGCCGGTGCGCGAGGCCTACTACGCGCTGCTCATCAGCCATGTGTTGCTCGCCGCCGCCGTCCCGGTGCTCGCCCTGCGAACGATCTACCTGGGCCTGAAAGACCGCCGCGACGCCCATCGACGCTGGGCGCGCTGGACCATGCCGATTTGGCTCTATGTTTCGGTCACCGGCGTGGTCATCTACCTGATGCTGTACCACGTGTACCCCGGCTAGCGGCGGCAGACGGTGTCCGCATGCATGGCGCCACCCCAAGGCAGGCGTAACCGAAACGCTCGCGATGTGTTGCGTGGGTGCGCGGCAAAGCCTTCCGTGCCTGCCGTCGATCTGAATTGCTTCCCCGGGCGAGCAGCGGCCCCTATACTAGTGGAGACCGTGCGCAACCCCATGGCAGGGTTGCGCTTGAAGCACGCTGCCGTGCCGACAATCGAGGGTTTGTGCTTGGCTCGCACCGGTCTGCTAGTTCGTTCGACCGGTGCCGCCTGCTGGCTGGCGTGCGTCCTGGCTGCCCCGGCGTGCGCCCAATTCATGATCGGCACGCCCAACACGCAGCTTTCCGACGCTGTGGTCGTCGAGGAAGCCGATGCCGCGGCCCGCACCCATCTCGAACAGGCCCGGGCCCTATTCGCTGCCAGCCAATGGGACGAAGGCATCGAGACGCTGCGCCAGGTGATGGAGAACTACGGCGACAAGCTGACACGGCTTACGCCGCAGCGCTATGTGACCGTGCGCGAGTACTGCCAGCGACTGATCGCCGGATTGCCGCCGGCTGCATTGAGTTTGTACCGCAGCCGGGTCGATGCACAGGCGCAGTCTCTGTACGAATCGGGCAGCAAGCAGCGCGACGCGCGCCGGCTGCGCGACGTGGCCGAGCAATATTTTTGCAGTAGTTGGGGCGACGACGGCCTGATGACCCTCGGCGAACTCGCCCTGGCCGACGGCGATTTCGGCACGGCGCGGGCCTGCTGGCAACAGCTCGTACCCAACGGCGAACTGCCCGGCCACCCCGACGCGTTCACGCGCCTGGCGGTGCCCGACACGCAGTTCGACCTCGCGCTGGTGCGTTCTCGGCTCGTCCTGGCTTCGATCGCCGCGGGCGATCGCGAACGGGCCGTCCGGGAACTCGATCAATTCAGGCAATTGCATCCCCAGGCCCGGGGACGACTGGCCGGACGCGACGTGAGCCTGGCGGAAGGACTGACGCAATTGCTCGAAGAGGCCGCCGCCTGGCCGGCGGCGCCGCGCATCAGCACCTGGAGCACGTTCGCCGGCAATGCCGAACGCAACGCCGTGCTGGCGGGCGAGTTCGACGTAGCGGCACGGCTCTGGGAGGCTCCCTTACGTGCCGCGCAAATCGCCGACGCCAACCTCGCGCAGAATTACGGCTTTCGGCCGCGGCGCGTGGCGGAAGACAACAAGGCCCTGTTGAGCTACTATCCGCTCGTCTATCGCGACCTGATCCTGGTAAACGACGAGCAAGAGATCCAAATCTTCGATCTCCGCACCGGCCGAGCGCCCTGGGGCATGACCAGCCATGTGTTGCACGCGCCCGACAGCCAGTCGGCCGACCGTAGCGTCCGCCCGCGCCGCATGCTCGGCACCCCGCGGTTCACGATGACCATTTCCGACGGGCGACTCTATGCGCGGATGGGGTCGGCGTTGACCAGCGTCGCCAACGAGCCGCTCGGAATCGAATCGCCTGGGACGCTCGTCTGCCGCGATCTCGAGGCACAAGGTCGGCTGCTCTGGGAGCGTCCGCCCGACGAACTGGGCTGGGCGTTCGAGGGCACGCCCGTGGCGTCCGGAAACTTCGTGTACGTAGCCATGCGTCGCGCCGGCGTGCAGCCACAAACACACGTGGCCTGTTACGAGGCCGTGACCGGCAGGCCCGTGTGGCGTCAGATGGTCTGCGGCGCCGACACCCCCGCCCACAACCAGGTGAGCGAGGCCTCGCACAACCTGCTGACACTGCATGGCGATACGGTGTACTACAACACCAACCTCGGCGCCGTGGCCGCGCTCGATGCCGGCACCGGACGCATCCGCTGGCTGACCTTGTATCCGCGGGCTCGCGGCGGCAACCTGAACGAC
This portion of the Pirellulales bacterium genome encodes:
- a CDS encoding PQQ-like beta-propeller repeat protein, producing the protein MARTGLLVRSTGAACWLACVLAAPACAQFMIGTPNTQLSDAVVVEEADAAARTHLEQARALFAASQWDEGIETLRQVMENYGDKLTRLTPQRYVTVREYCQRLIAGLPPAALSLYRSRVDAQAQSLYESGSKQRDARRLRDVAEQYFCSSWGDDGLMTLGELALADGDFGTARACWQQLVPNGELPGHPDAFTRLAVPDTQFDLALVRSRLVLASIAAGDRERAVRELDQFRQLHPQARGRLAGRDVSLAEGLTQLLEEAAAWPAAPRISTWSTFAGNAERNAVLAGEFDVAARLWEAPLRAAQIADANLAQNYGFRPRRVAEDNKALLSYYPLVYRDLILVNDEQEIQIFDLRTGRAPWGMTSHVLHAPDSQSADRSVRPRRMLGTPRFTMTISDGRLYARMGSALTSVANEPLGIESPGTLVCRDLEAQGRLLWERPPDELGWAFEGTPVASGNFVYVAMRRAGVQPQTHVACYEAVTGRPVWRQMVCGADTPAHNQVSEASHNLLTLHGDTVYYNTNLGAVAALDAGTGRIRWLTLYPRARGGNLNDTAAHFYRDLTPCLYYQGLLLVAPADSPAILALDADSGQLLWESSLPEDVVHLLGVAGGNLIASGDRLWWISLAQQEFKIIRRVPEDHSLRGYGRGLLVGDQVIWPTREEILVFDSASGQQLRSISLAARREWDGTAVIGGNLLVTPEHLLIAGPDKLVVFSQFAATRPRATPAAFERRAGGQRTFVPRKGQP